The Podospora pseudoanserina strain CBS 124.78 chromosome 7 map unlocalized CBS124.78p_7, whole genome shotgun sequence region GTGCTGCGCATTGCGCACCAGATACCGCAGCCATGTTCGTCTGTCGGTCAtgcatcatcaacatgggCGGGATGCGCCCCCCAATACTGCTCGAATCAAGGCTCTTGCGCCCTCTGCAACTGGCCATCCGCAACCCCAGTTCTGCCCGCCGCAAATATTCAACACCCAAGTCCCTCGCCGAAGCGTATGACGTCAATCGAAGAGACCTGGAAAAAGGGTTGGAGCAGGTCAAGGGCTGGATAGGGGTGGATGTGCCAGCAGAGATGGTTCTTGACCAGAACGAGATCCGAGCAGCGTTAGGAGAGGACGGCAGGCGGAACGGGCCCTACGtgcgagaaaaagaaaagcaggCTCTCCGACGACCGAAGAAGCTCAAAATGCGGGAGGCCATGAAATCCAATGCCGAATGGGAAACGAGTTCCGAACCGCCTCAGTCCAGCGTTCTTACGACCGAGGATATTGAGGAGGCGTTGAAGCAGGCGCAAGAATCAGAGGAACCAAAAGTTGCCAGTACGCCCGAGGAATCATTCCGAAATTCGTACCCAAGCAACAAGGAGCTCACGGATACTGGATCGGAAGAATTGCCCAGTCAACAATTGCTCAAGGTTAAAAAGGTCGTCAAGAAGCATCTCCAGTACCTCAAAGACCCCCTTCACATCGGCAACCACGTCAAGAAAGCACTCGCTGCCGGCAACTGGGACGAGGCCCTCATGATGACCCGTATGGCCTCGGTGGATACCAAGGTTGAGGTGTCCTGGAACCACCTGATCGACTATCAACTGGACAAGGGGCGCCTCCAGGCTGCCATCAAGACTTTCAATGAAATGAAAAAGCGAGGACAAAGGCCAAACGCAAGAACATACACTGTTCTTTTCAGAGGCTGTGCTGCCTCGGCGCATCCCAAGACAGCAGTGGCCGAAGCCACAAAGATATACCGCTCCATGCTCAGCAAACACCAAGTCGGAGGCATGACACTCGAGCCGACAACCATTCACATGAATGCGGTCCTTGACGTCTGCGGGCGAGCAAACGATCTCGACAGCATGTTTCAAATTCTTGAAACCGCCAATAACGGTTTGAGAAGCCCCGACTCGATCACGTTTACCATCGTGTTGAACGCCCTGAGATTCGAGGTCAAATCACACACATACAAGTTTTCCGAGTTTTCGGATGCCCAGATCAGACGAAATGTGGAGCAGTCCATCCAGAAAGCGAGAGTAGTCTGGGAGGACGTGGTGGCGAGATGGAGAAGCGGCAGGCTCATCATGGATGAGCAGCTGGTGTTGGCCATGAGCCAAGTTTTGTTGCCGggtgacaagaaggagaaggggagcaTTTTTGATCTCTTGAAACAGACCATGTTGCTCCCGGTGCCAGATTCCATCAGCAGGAAGCTTCGTCGGGTAACACAGGCGCGAGAGCAAAGGGCAGCAGAGCAAGCAGCACGGgggcaagaggaggagggtttggaggaagaagaggttgacgaAGTTGGAAaggcccctcccccgcccgcCTTGAGAGCAGGTCTTGCCAGGACAGGACCGGCTGCCACGATTCAATACGCCAACCCGGGACGACAAACGTTGACATTGGTCATGGAGGTGCTTTCTGATCTGAAGCAGACAGCGATTGCGCCAAAGTACTGGGAGTATATGACTGAGACGCTCGAGATCGAGCCCGATCACATCAACTACAACACGTACCTCAAGTGCTTGCGAGTTGGTCATGCATCAGGTGAGGTGGCCAAAATCATTGCCTCTTACCCTCCGAGTATGCTCAACCGAGTGACTTTCCGTCTTGGTATGAACTCGTGCGTCAACGACCGGAACAACACCAACGTCTTTGACAACGGAACGAAAATCATCGACATCATGCtcaaggagctgaagaagcccGATCTTTTGACCATGCGTCTCTACCTGCACTTGGCGCGTATCGCCAAGACCAAGTTCCGAAAGCAGGATAATGAGACCAGATATCAGTACGGAGAGCAGATTagcaacaccatcctccggCTTTTCCCAGTGTTGAACACACACGCGAGGACCCTGGCCTGGTCGGAGGAGCCGACAAAGTCTCCGCTGGAAGCGctcgaggccaacaaggaaGAGGTAAAGGAGGCGATGGCTACTGCCCGGCATATGATCTCGGCCATTGATGTGGCTTGTCATGAGAGGCTTGTGAGACCGGCGGTGGCGAAGCAGCTtatggggaagaggaggagtctCAGTATTATGATTGAAGGGTTTTTGGAGAGGTTATATCCAGAGAGGCGAGCAGGGCGGCAGAACCCAAACCCAGATCTGAAGGATGAAGACTGGGTAAAGAATGCGAGTACTGATGAGATCACGGAGGATGTAAAGGAGAATTGGAGGTGGGAATAAGTAAGGGGTTGTGAGAGGCTCGTGGTGTCTCTGTGTATAGTTAGTGAACATACGGATGTACGATGTTGGCGTATAAGACTATTTGCTGCAAGTATCTCGATGGGCTAATCTAATCAACCGAGATGTCTTTGAACCAAGAATTGCAGTTTGGTGCTCTGAAGCATGTTACCCTCATACAGCCTACGACTTGAAGGTTTGTTAGCTCGGGCGCTCGGACCGGTAACTTTAAATAACCATACCTTTTGGCTTATAATAACTACAACGAAGCGGGAAAATTGATAAAATAGATGAATAAAGGCCCTTGAGTTGGGCAATACCCTTTTTTCCGCGAAAAAATTGGTGGTTGTAGAGGAAAGTTGTGAAGTTGTTAGAAGACGGCCCCACTTTAACGAACTTTCAGGGGATTGGAGTGTATAGTGAAGACTTGGGGTTGACATTGGCACGTGCACGAGAAGGCGGGCCAACTTGGCACGTGCGCAAGTGAAGGCCAGCTCCACCGACACGCTCGGGCCCTGCGCCCGGTTGAACGCGCTCCAAAGCGCGATGCAGTGGGTGCAACTTGGAGCTGGCATACGAAATCACCCAGCAACTTCGAGATGGCTCCCACCAAGGATACTGTCAAAGTCGCAAGCGACTTTGAAAAAATCATTCAGGACGGTAAGAGTATTTTCGTCCAAGGCTTTGATGACGAGTTCTAACCATCCCTCTTGTTGGCCACAGGTCGCGCCAGAAAGAAGAACGAGGCGCTCGCTGCCAAAATCTTCAGTACAGGTCGTCGCTCGAGCACTTCCGGTTCGAATGGCAGTGCTCCCAAGGTCGCCGCACCTGGCGGGACTCTCGCCAGCCGTGCTGGTGTGAAGAAGGTTCGATCTCTTCGTTTATTTTACACCTGCGGCTCCTATTCTGACCATATTAGCAACCTCCCAAGGGCCCCCGGCATAGTACCGGCAACATCAACGGTGAATGGACTCACGATCTCCACACCCAACCTCCGAAAGGGC contains the following coding sequences:
- a CDS encoding uncharacterized protein (EggNog:ENOG503Q4WQ; COG:S), producing the protein MFVCRSCIINMGGMRPPILLESRLLRPLQLAIRNPSSARRKYSTPKSLAEAYDVNRRDLEKGLEQVKGWIGVDVPAEMVLDQNEIRAALGEDGRRNGPYVREKEKQALRRPKKLKMREAMKSNAEWETSSEPPQSSVLTTEDIEEALKQAQESEEPKVASTPEESFRNSYPSNKELTDTGSEELPSQQLLKVKKVVKKHLQYLKDPLHIGNHVKKALAAGNWDEALMMTRMASVDTKVEVSWNHLIDYQLDKGRLQAAIKTFNEMKKRGQRPNARTYTVLFRGCAASAHPKTAVAEATKIYRSMLSKHQVGGMTLEPTTIHMNAVLDVCGRANDLDSMFQILETANNGLRSPDSITFTIVLNALRFEVKSHTYKFSEFSDAQIRRNVEQSIQKARVVWEDVVARWRSGRLIMDEQLVLAMSQVLLPGDKKEKGSIFDLLKQTMLLPVPDSISRKLRRVTQAREQRAAEQAARGQEEEGLEEEEVDEVGKAPPPPALRAGLARTGPAATIQYANPGRQTLTLVMEVLSDLKQTAIAPKYWEYMTETLEIEPDHINYNTYLKCLRVGHASGEVAKIIASYPPSMLNRVTFRLGMNSCVNDRNNTNVFDNGTKIIDIMLKELKKPDLLTMRLYLHLARIAKTKFRKQDNETRYQYGEQISNTILRLFPVLNTHARTLAWSEEPTKSPLEALEANKEEVKEAMATARHMISAIDVACHERLVRPAVAKQLMGKRRSLSIMIEGFLERLYPERRAGRQNPNPDLKDEDWVKNASTDEITEDVKENWRWE